One region of Micromonospora ureilytica genomic DNA includes:
- a CDS encoding class I SAM-dependent methyltransferase, translating into MANPTRWATDTGPEHSQWYIDRFRKLVAEGADLAGEARLVDALVAPGSRILDAGSGTGRVGAALAERGHTVVGVDADPTLVDAARADYPGPTWLVADLAELDLPALGEAEPFDAAVLAGNVLAFVAVGTEPEVLRRVAAHLRPDGVLTVGFGTERGYPLTAFDADAVAAGLRVEQRFATWDLRPWRDDAPFAVTVLRRPAD; encoded by the coding sequence ATGGCCAATCCGACCCGCTGGGCGACCGACACCGGTCCCGAGCACTCACAGTGGTATATCGACCGGTTCCGCAAGCTCGTGGCCGAGGGTGCGGACCTGGCCGGCGAGGCCCGGCTGGTGGACGCCCTCGTCGCGCCCGGCTCCCGGATTCTCGACGCCGGCAGCGGCACCGGCCGCGTCGGTGCCGCGCTGGCCGAGCGGGGGCACACGGTGGTCGGGGTGGACGCCGACCCCACGCTTGTGGATGCCGCCCGCGCCGACTATCCCGGCCCGACGTGGCTGGTCGCCGACCTCGCCGAACTGGATCTGCCGGCGCTGGGTGAGGCAGAGCCGTTCGACGCGGCAGTGCTGGCCGGCAACGTGCTCGCCTTCGTCGCCGTCGGCACCGAACCGGAGGTACTGCGCCGGGTGGCCGCACACCTGCGACCCGATGGCGTGCTGACAGTGGGCTTCGGCACCGAGCGCGGCTACCCGCTGACCGCGTTCGACGCCGACGCGGTGGCCGCCGGGCTGCGGGTGGAGCAGCGCTTCGCCACCTGGGACCTGCGCCCCTGGCGCGACGACGCCCCGTTCGCGGTCACCGTCCTGCGCCGCCCGGCCGACTGA